A genomic window from Chloroflexota bacterium includes:
- a CDS encoding HAD family phosphatase produces the protein MPIRLIASDLDGTLRAEQFTPRLRAAVRCALARGVRVVIATGRMFLTAEWFARDLGLTDVLVTDHGATIWDLQTRTILTQQRIPRDLARAALALTPPDGTAIVCINERFYAPRMTESAIRFADRNRHFLFHAPDLAETLDAEPQKIVFVHDAETTRELRTRLARELGEQLQIVQSHDHFAEVTHRATSKGNALAWLAERWGIARNEVLAMGDQDNDRSMIEWAGIGVAMGNAIPSLQAIADYVAPRAHDDGAAIAIEKFVLE, from the coding sequence ATGCCTATACGTTTGATCGCTTCTGACCTCGACGGCACGTTGCGCGCCGAACAATTTACGCCGCGTTTGCGCGCGGCGGTGCGTTGCGCGTTGGCGCGCGGCGTGCGCGTCGTTATCGCGACCGGGCGGATGTTTCTGACCGCCGAATGGTTCGCGCGCGACCTGGGTCTGACGGACGTGCTCGTTACCGATCACGGCGCGACGATCTGGGATTTGCAAACGCGAACGATTCTCACTCAGCAACGGATTCCGCGCGACCTGGCGCGTGCCGCGTTGGCATTGACACCGCCCGACGGCACGGCGATTGTGTGCATCAACGAGCGATTTTATGCGCCGCGAATGACCGAAAGCGCGATTCGTTTTGCCGACCGCAATCGTCATTTTCTTTTTCACGCGCCCGACCTCGCCGAGACGCTCGACGCCGAGCCACAGAAAATCGTATTCGTGCACGACGCGGAGACGACGCGTGAATTGCGCACACGGTTGGCGCGTGAACTCGGCGAGCAGTTGCAAATCGTGCAATCACACGATCACTTTGCCGAAGTGACGCATCGCGCTACTTCGAAAGGCAACGCGCTCGCGTGGCTCGCCGAACGCTGGGGGATCGCGCGCAACGAGGTGTTGGCGATGGGCGACCAAGATAACGACCGTTCGATGATCGAGTGGGCGGGTATCGGCGTCGCGATGGGCAACGCGATTCCCAGTTTGCAAGCGATTGCCGATTATGTCGCGCCGCGCGCGCACGATGACGGCGCGGCAATCGCGATTGAAAAATTCGTACTTGAATAA
- a CDS encoding threonylcarbamoyl-AMP synthase, whose protein sequence is MKTSILPVTDTEAFAHAVRLLRAGKVIAFPTDTVYGVGASGFNERAIEQLYIAKNRERDKAIPCLLAHARELELVARLVPDAARVLAAKFWPGALTLVVPASSRVPKILIAGGESIAVRVPNHRVTRTLIESLNAPLAATSANLSGGSDPATAAEVLAQLNGRVPVILDGGPTRGNVPSTVVDVTTDPPRILRVGVISVEEIERVLGKSAIVS, encoded by the coding sequence ATGAAAACATCCATTCTGCCGGTTACGGATACCGAAGCGTTCGCGCACGCAGTGCGTCTCTTGCGCGCGGGCAAAGTCATCGCGTTTCCAACGGACACGGTCTACGGCGTGGGCGCAAGCGGATTCAACGAACGCGCCATCGAGCAGTTGTACATCGCCAAGAATCGCGAACGCGACAAGGCGATTCCGTGCTTGCTTGCCCACGCGCGCGAGCTCGAACTCGTCGCGCGCCTGGTGCCGGACGCGGCGCGCGTACTCGCCGCGAAATTTTGGCCCGGCGCGTTGACGCTCGTCGTCCCCGCGTCGTCTCGCGTTCCCAAGATTTTGATCGCGGGCGGCGAGAGTATCGCGGTGCGCGTGCCGAATCATCGCGTGACGCGCACGTTGATCGAATCGCTCAACGCGCCGCTCGCCGCGACAAGCGCGAACTTGTCCGGCGGATCCGATCCGGCGACGGCGGCGGAGGTCCTCGCGCAACTCAACGGTCGCGTGCCGGTGATTCTCGACGGCGGACCGACGCGCGGCAACGTGCCCTCGACCGTCGTGGACGTGACGACCGATCCACCACGCATTCTGCGCGTCGGTGTAATAAGCGTTGAAGAAATCGAACGGGTGTTAGGGAAAAGTGCGATAGTTTCATAG
- a CDS encoding glycosyltransferase family 4 protein encodes MLIGIDASRATSATPTGTEIYSRELIRALVAMDRTNAYRLYTRESVTRDFFGATRNFEIRAMPFPRLWTHARLSFEMLTRAPDVLWIPAHVLPPVHPRRSIVTIHDLGHLHFPNAHPRLQRAYHTWATRYNARAAAHVFADSEATRDDIVRFCNVPVEKITVIYPAFDAQRFQPVRDATQLEDTRTRLRIAGDYLLAIGTIHPRKNYARLIEAFSKLQMADGKSRIADSELVIVGKRGWLHKPIFELVERLGLQSRVRFLDYVPASDMPALVSGARVLAFPSLHEGFGLPVLEAHACGTPVVCSMTSSLPEAAGDAALFVDPFDVDAIAGALQRLDDDNALRGKLIAKGFENLQRFSWEASASRVLGVIRGTA; translated from the coding sequence ATGTTGATTGGAATTGATGCCTCGCGCGCGACTAGCGCAACGCCGACGGGCACCGAAATTTATTCGCGCGAGTTGATTCGCGCGCTCGTCGCGATGGACCGCACGAACGCGTATCGGCTCTACACGCGCGAAAGTGTGACGCGCGATTTTTTCGGCGCGACGCGCAATTTCGAAATTCGCGCGATGCCGTTTCCGCGCTTGTGGACGCACGCGCGCTTGTCGTTCGAAATGCTCACGCGCGCACCGGACGTGTTATGGATTCCCGCGCACGTCCTCCCGCCGGTTCACCCGCGCCGTTCCATCGTCACGATCCACGACCTGGGTCACTTGCATTTCCCCAACGCGCATCCACGCTTGCAACGCGCGTACCACACCTGGGCGACGCGCTACAACGCACGCGCGGCAGCGCACGTCTTTGCCGATTCGGAAGCGACGCGCGATGACATTGTGCGATTTTGCAATGTGCCCGTTGAAAAAATCACGGTCATCTATCCCGCGTTCGACGCGCAACGCTTTCAGCCAGTTCGCGACGCGACCCAACTCGAAGACACGCGCACGCGTTTACGCATAGCCGGAGACTATCTCCTTGCCATCGGAACAATTCATCCGCGCAAAAACTATGCGCGTCTCATCGAAGCGTTTAGCAAGTTGCAAATGGCGGATGGCAAATCGCGAATAGCGGATAGCGAATTGGTGATCGTGGGCAAGCGCGGTTGGTTACATAAGCCGATTTTCGAGTTGGTTGAGCGGCTGGGTTTGCAGTCGCGCGTGCGATTTCTCGATTATGTTCCGGCGTCCGACATGCCCGCGCTTGTCAGCGGGGCGCGCGTACTCGCGTTTCCCAGTTTGCACGAGGGCTTTGGTTTGCCGGTGCTCGAAGCGCACGCGTGCGGCACGCCAGTCGTGTGCTCGATGACCTCGTCGCTGCCCGAAGCCGCGGGCGATGCCGCGCTGTTCGTTGACCCGTTCGATGTGGATGCGATTGCCGGCGCGCTACAACGCTTGGACGATGACAATGCCTTGCGCGGGAAATTGATCGCGAAAGGGTTTGAGAATCTGCAACGCTTTTCCTGGGAAGCGAGCGCGAGCCGTGTGCTGGGAGTCATTCGAGGGACAGCGTGA